Proteins encoded in a region of the Rutidosis leptorrhynchoides isolate AG116_Rl617_1_P2 chromosome 9, CSIRO_AGI_Rlap_v1, whole genome shotgun sequence genome:
- the LOC139867241 gene encoding F-box protein At5g07610-like, with product MVNTRAKLRKTQNTLKICFSQSQAPFAEPDHLSTQSGALIGSNDDLLTKILHRVPATSILRFKSVSKHWLSLLTHRHFTLLFDNLAISPGLFVRNIYIPFDNESQNTPPFRRLDFYHDRCGIRIIQSCNGLLLCCSDMGNERARKYSVFNPTTKQFAMIPSLPGGREVRRCVRFMCLAYHPTDCVHYKIVCVHRLIPYSEECRIQIYSSDTGKWKITDQSFPDTYFTCGVYWKGAIHWAPSCTDPLYFKLDTEQLQKLPCPVKTTSRENYYDGLIPLYFGESRGHLHLMERAKDESFLHLNVYEMLSDHSGWFLKYQVELDELPDAYPEMINSYAHPSMSWYYEFEIFDVVRGEKEEDTFIVLGLPGKMIRYNVFDKSFKTISDLSKGFYGRIGQDNVHRYTEAIASF from the coding sequence ATGGTGAACACCAGAGCCAAACTTAGAAAAACACAAAACACCCTCAAAATCTGCTTCTCCCAATCCCAGGCTCCATTTGCAGAACCCGATCACCTCTCGACTCAGTCTGGAGCCTTGATCGGTTCAAACGATGACCTTTTAACAAAAATCCTCCATCGAGTTCCCGCTACCTCCATCTTGCGTTTCAAATCTGTATCAAAACACTGGCTATCTCTATTAACTCACCGTCATTTCACTTTGTTGTTTGACAACCTTGCAATCTCTCCTGGCCTTTTTGTTCGAAACATTTATATTCCATTCGATAATGAAAGCCAAAACACTCCACCTTTTCGCCGCCTCGATTTCTATCATGATCGTTGCGGCATCAGAATTATACAATCATGTAACGGATTACTCCTTTGTTGTAGCGATATGGGAAATGAACGTGCTCGTAAATACTCTGTATTTAATCCCACTACCAAGCAATTTGCAATGATCCCATCGCTTCCAGGAGGCAGGGAGGTTCGTAGGTGTGTCCGTTTTATGTGTCTAGCGTATCATCCAACAGATTGTGTTCACTACAAAATCGTTTGTGTTCATCGCTTAATTCCTTATAGTGAAGAGTGTCGTATTCAAATCTACTCATCCGATACAGGAAAATGGAAGATCACCGATCAATCGTTCCCTGATACATATTTTACCTGCGGTGTTTATTGGAAAGGCGCGATACACTGGGCCCCGTCGTGTACTGATCCGTTGTACTTTAAGCTTGATACAGAACAGTTGCAAAAGTTGCCATGCCCCGTGAAAACGACATCAAGGGAAAACTATTACGACGGGTTGATACCGCTTTACTTTGGGGAATCTCGAGGCCATTTGCATTTAATGGAGAGGGCTAAAGATGAAAGCTTTTTACATTTGAATGTGTATGAGATGTTGAGTGATCATTCTGGGTGGTTTTTAAAGTACCAAGTCGAGCTTGATGAGCTTCCGGATGCGTACCCAGAGATGATCAATAGCTACGCACATCCTTCGATGTCGTGGTATTATGAATTTGAAATATTTGATGTGGTTAGAGGTGAAAAGGAGGAAGATACATTCATAGTGTTGGGACTACCTGGGAAAATGATTCGGTACAATGTTTTTGACAAGAGTTTCAAGACTATATCTGATCTCTCTAAAGGCTTCTATGGAAGAATTGGGCAGGATAATGTTCATCGCTATACCGAAGCCATAGCTTCGTTCTGA